In Halococcus agarilyticus, one genomic interval encodes:
- a CDS encoding 3-hydroxyacyl-CoA dehydrogenase/enoyl-CoA hydratase family protein, with the protein MNAEDIETIAVLGAGNMGHGIAEVAALAGYEVRLRDINEELVESGYDDIEWSLGKLEERDQLSEEEADAALDRVTPVVELEDAVSEVDFVIEVVPEKMDIKQDVYREVEEYAPDEALFVTNTSSLSITDLAEVTDRPERFCGMHFFNPPVRMQLVEVIAGAETADETLDTVEALAEGFGKTPVRVRKDSPGFIVNRVLVPLMNEAAWLVEDDVATIAEVDSATKFDMGLPMGSFELADQVGIDVGYHVLEYMHETLGEAYEPSPLLAEKVEAEELGKKTGKGFYDYDDGEGADIPTDAGTEEIESRLLAVMANEVAKLIGGDVAPASDIDEAVMLGAGFPNGPAKLADERGLDDLHATLDELHDETGAARYEPADYLGEAAESGGFYDRNGDTDDVAFENIEVSYPGEQVGRIALDRTHRMNTIDLDLLDELGTAVDQLEADDDVRAILLVGAGDQAFSAGADVQSMAASAAPLDAIELSRKGQQTFGKLQECDMPVVAGIDGYCLGGGMELATCADLRIATERAEFGQPELDLGLLPGWGGTQRLQQIVGMGRAKEIILTAERYEASEMAEFGFVNEVVEGDLESTAFDQAAALAAGPPIAQKFTKRAMLRGWEDTDAGLEIESQAFGHLVNTDDLMEGVTAFMGDSEPEFEGK; encoded by the coding sequence ATGAACGCCGAGGACATCGAAACCATCGCGGTGCTGGGGGCAGGGAACATGGGGCACGGCATCGCCGAGGTCGCGGCGCTCGCGGGGTACGAAGTCAGGCTGCGTGACATCAACGAGGAGCTGGTTGAAAGCGGCTACGACGACATCGAGTGGAGCCTCGGCAAGCTCGAAGAGCGAGATCAACTGAGCGAAGAGGAGGCCGACGCCGCGCTCGACCGCGTGACGCCGGTGGTCGAACTCGAGGACGCGGTTTCCGAGGTGGACTTCGTGATCGAGGTCGTGCCCGAGAAGATGGACATCAAGCAGGACGTCTACCGGGAGGTCGAAGAGTACGCCCCCGATGAGGCGCTGTTCGTCACGAACACCTCCTCGCTTTCCATTACCGACCTCGCGGAGGTCACCGACCGGCCCGAGCGGTTCTGCGGGATGCACTTCTTCAATCCTCCCGTGCGAATGCAGCTCGTCGAGGTGATTGCTGGAGCCGAAACCGCCGACGAGACCCTCGACACCGTCGAGGCGCTCGCCGAGGGGTTCGGCAAGACGCCCGTGCGCGTCCGGAAGGACAGTCCGGGCTTCATCGTCAACCGAGTCCTCGTGCCGCTGATGAACGAGGCCGCGTGGCTGGTCGAGGACGATGTGGCGACGATCGCCGAAGTCGACAGCGCGACCAAGTTCGACATGGGCCTCCCGATGGGGAGCTTCGAACTCGCGGACCAGGTCGGGATCGACGTGGGCTATCACGTCCTCGAATACATGCACGAGACCCTCGGTGAGGCCTACGAGCCGAGTCCGCTGCTCGCCGAGAAGGTCGAGGCGGAGGAACTCGGGAAGAAGACAGGGAAGGGATTCTACGACTACGATGACGGCGAGGGTGCCGATATTCCGACGGATGCCGGCACCGAGGAGATCGAGTCCCGACTGCTTGCGGTGATGGCGAACGAGGTCGCGAAGCTCATCGGCGGCGACGTCGCGCCGGCGAGCGACATCGACGAAGCGGTGATGCTCGGCGCGGGCTTCCCGAACGGGCCGGCGAAGCTCGCGGACGAACGCGGACTCGACGATCTCCACGCCACGCTCGACGAGCTCCACGACGAGACCGGTGCGGCGCGGTACGAACCCGCCGACTACCTCGGCGAGGCAGCCGAATCGGGCGGGTTCTACGACCGCAACGGCGACACCGACGACGTCGCCTTCGAGAACATCGAGGTCAGCTACCCCGGTGAGCAGGTGGGGAGGATCGCGCTCGATCGGACCCACCGGATGAACACCATCGATCTCGATCTGCTCGACGAGCTCGGGACTGCGGTCGATCAGTTAGAAGCCGACGACGACGTGCGCGCGATCTTGCTCGTCGGCGCTGGCGACCAGGCGTTCTCGGCGGGCGCGGACGTCCAGTCGATGGCCGCGAGCGCCGCCCCGCTCGACGCGATCGAACTCTCACGAAAGGGCCAGCAGACGTTCGGCAAGCTCCAAGAGTGCGATATGCCGGTCGTGGCGGGCATCGACGGCTACTGTCTCGGCGGGGGGATGGAGCTGGCGACGTGTGCGGACCTCCGGATCGCCACCGAGCGCGCGGAGTTCGGCCAGCCCGAACTCGACCTCGGGCTCCTGCCGGGCTGGGGCGGTACGCAGCGCCTCCAGCAGATCGTGGGGATGGGGCGGGCGAAGGAGATCATTCTGACCGCCGAGCGCTACGAGGCGAGCGAGATGGCGGAGTTCGGGTTCGTGAACGAGGTGGTCGAGGGGGACCTCGAATCCACGGCGTTCGATCAGGCGGCCGCCCTCGCCGCCGGCCCGCCGATCGCCCAGAAGTTCACGAAACGCGCCATGCTCCGGGGCTGGGAGGACACCGATGCGGGGCTCGAAATCGAATCCCAGGCGTTCGGCCACCTCGTCAACACCGACGACCTGATGGAGGGCGTCACGGCCTTTATGGGCGACTCCGAGCCCGAGTTCGAGGGGAAGTAA
- a CDS encoding DUF7314 family protein → MSDEFAKGLAMLTGGLLGWMVLSGWYTTESFESPIQLIAEAPEGLELFGTLALTLREALFWFAIVGALVFWVFIPAGRQARIAWNERQSN, encoded by the coding sequence ATGAGTGACGAATTCGCCAAGGGCCTGGCGATGCTCACCGGCGGGCTGCTCGGATGGATGGTGCTCTCGGGGTGGTACACCACCGAGAGCTTCGAGTCGCCCATCCAGCTCATCGCCGAAGCGCCCGAGGGCCTCGAACTGTTCGGGACGCTCGCGCTCACCCTCCGGGAGGCGCTGTTCTGGTTCGCCATCGTCGGTGCGCTCGTCTTCTGGGTGTTCATCCCGGCGGGCCGCCAGGCGCGCATCGCGTGGAACGAACGCCAGTCGAACTGA
- a CDS encoding DUF7318 family protein, producing MSSSGSTYGDIHRYEPARESTAAAIAIVLLTVVEVVFVGLFAFGLVSGWGGDELGNMYLGAALAVVFVDLAFILMLYRKEFLPDVMIVKKRRRKWEDLYIREEQQTGTSATDGAWDSVKRAVYPYYKR from the coding sequence ATGAGCTCTTCGGGAAGCACCTACGGCGACATCCACCGGTACGAGCCGGCCAGAGAGAGCACCGCGGCCGCGATCGCGATCGTCCTCCTCACGGTCGTGGAGGTGGTGTTCGTCGGGCTGTTCGCCTTCGGCCTCGTCAGCGGCTGGGGCGGCGACGAACTCGGCAACATGTATCTCGGCGCGGCGCTCGCGGTCGTGTTCGTCGATCTCGCCTTCATCCTGATGCTCTACCGCAAGGAGTTCCTCCCCGACGTGATGATCGTGAAGAAGCGCCGCCGCAAGTGGGAGGACCTCTACATCCGCGAGGAACAGCAGACGGGGACGAGCGCCACCGACGGCGCGTGGGACTCCGTGAAACGAGCCGTGTATCCGTACTACAAACGATAA
- a CDS encoding NUMOD3 domain-containing DNA-binding protein → MARRYRNGWWLEIKYWDEGLTQREIGEECGVSASTVRKQMKRLGVPTRDMAGEDHPLYGRERTEEVKAKISSTMEGRSFSDETRERIAEAQRGSELPTDVRQKISRSLQGISRSRETRRKMSRSTAGERNPNWSGGYSRRYGVGWAEARERVWRRDSVCQHCGHEGAKRTLDVHHIVPVRLFRETEGVALEAAHDDRNLVLLCKRCHSRAEHGQIDVQPSGGFSLEECLANPSDSNDTD, encoded by the coding sequence ATGGCACGACGGTACCGAAACGGCTGGTGGCTCGAAATCAAGTACTGGGACGAAGGGCTGACACAGCGGGAGATCGGCGAGGAGTGCGGCGTCTCCGCCAGCACGGTCCGCAAGCAAATGAAGCGGCTCGGGGTTCCGACCCGTGACATGGCCGGCGAGGATCATCCCCTGTACGGCCGGGAGCGTACCGAGGAGGTGAAAGCGAAAATCTCCAGCACGATGGAGGGACGATCGTTTTCCGACGAAACACGTGAACGGATCGCCGAAGCGCAGCGGGGTAGCGAACTACCGACCGACGTCCGGCAGAAAATCTCGCGTTCGTTGCAGGGAATCTCTCGATCGAGGGAGACACGTCGGAAGATGAGTCGTTCCACGGCCGGAGAACGGAACCCGAACTGGAGTGGCGGATACAGCAGACGGTACGGGGTCGGATGGGCGGAGGCACGTGAACGAGTATGGCGACGTGACAGCGTGTGCCAGCACTGTGGTCACGAGGGTGCGAAGCGAACGCTCGATGTTCACCACATCGTTCCCGTCCGACTGTTCCGAGAGACGGAGGGAGTCGCGCTCGAAGCCGCTCACGACGATCGAAACCTCGTTCTCCTCTGCAAGCGATGTCACAGTAGGGCCGAACACGGTCAGATCGACGTTCAACCGAGCGGCGGCTTCTCTCTGGAGGAGTGTCTGGCGAATCCATCCGACTCGAACGATACCGACTGA
- a CDS encoding DUF7315 family membrane protein produces MGSDAGSGTEADGDDDGRRGGREVVVPLRTYKAVTVFSTLIAIVSVLLGFAFLDAATAEAGPLPVLFDLLDVPLPFGPDAAGLVLVLLGLALIGLGAAVYVLGTRFRTTGMRNAQDDSDEPSGNE; encoded by the coding sequence GTGGGGTCCGACGCGGGGTCCGGAACCGAGGCTGACGGCGACGACGACGGCCGTCGCGGCGGTCGCGAGGTGGTCGTTCCGCTGCGGACCTACAAGGCGGTCACGGTGTTCTCGACGCTGATCGCGATCGTCAGCGTGCTGCTCGGCTTCGCCTTTCTCGACGCCGCCACCGCCGAGGCCGGGCCGCTACCGGTGTTGTTCGACCTTCTCGACGTTCCGCTCCCGTTCGGTCCCGACGCCGCCGGCCTCGTTCTCGTGCTGCTCGGTCTCGCGCTCATCGGGCTCGGAGCGGCCGTGTACGTGCTCGGCACCCGCTTTCGCACCACGGGGATGCGGAACGCTCAAGACGACAGCGACGAACCCTCGGGCAATGAGTGA
- a CDS encoding cold-shock protein, translated as MATGTVDFFNDTGGYGFIDSEDSEEDVFFHMEDVGGPDLEEDTEVEFDIEQADKGPRATNLTRQ; from the coding sequence ATGGCAACAGGTACGGTCGACTTCTTCAACGACACTGGCGGCTACGGTTTCATCGACTCTGAGGACTCCGAGGAGGACGTGTTCTTCCACATGGAAGACGTTGGCGGCCCGGATCTCGAAGAGGACACCGAAGTCGAATTCGACATCGAACAGGCAGACAAGGGACCCCGAGCGACCAACCTCACCCGACAGTAA
- a CDS encoding acyl-CoA dehydrogenase family protein, with protein sequence MDYGLSDEQRQIRDEVRRFAENEIAPIASEYDREEKYPHDLIDTAAEMGMLGASIPVEYGGAGYSTLETALVIEELFAVDPGIGLCVSSTGFGSEAIREFGTDEQKAEYLRPLANGEAIMGAAISEPDTGSDVSSVSTRAEKEGDEWVIDGNKMWITNGSVGDFFVVLCKTDPDAEGRYNGFSQIIVEADREGFTAEKITGKLGIRASDTAELLLDGVRVPEENLLGTRGAGFLQQMQFFDETRTGVAAQGVGIAKGALERALEYAQEREQFGRPIGDFQAIQHKLADMHTTTEAARQLTYKSAWSVENTDEQLTTLASMAKEYTSRIAVEVADEAVQIHGGSGYVDDFDVERFYRDAKITQIYEGTSEIQKNVIARELLGKGF encoded by the coding sequence ATGGACTACGGCCTCTCGGACGAGCAACGACAGATCCGCGACGAGGTCCGGCGGTTCGCAGAGAACGAGATCGCGCCGATCGCGAGCGAGTACGATCGCGAGGAGAAGTACCCTCACGACCTGATCGACACCGCCGCCGAGATGGGGATGCTCGGTGCGAGTATCCCGGTGGAGTACGGCGGCGCTGGCTACTCCACCCTCGAAACCGCCCTCGTCATCGAGGAGCTGTTCGCCGTCGATCCGGGGATCGGCCTCTGCGTGTCGAGCACCGGGTTCGGCAGCGAGGCGATCCGGGAGTTCGGCACCGACGAGCAGAAAGCGGAGTATCTGCGGCCGCTCGCGAACGGCGAGGCGATCATGGGCGCGGCGATCTCCGAGCCCGACACCGGCTCCGACGTCTCCTCGGTCTCGACCCGTGCCGAGAAGGAGGGCGACGAGTGGGTGATCGACGGCAACAAGATGTGGATCACCAACGGCTCCGTCGGCGATTTCTTCGTCGTGCTCTGCAAGACCGACCCCGACGCCGAGGGCCGGTACAACGGGTTCAGCCAGATCATCGTCGAAGCCGACAGAGAGGGATTCACCGCCGAGAAGATCACCGGCAAGCTCGGGATTCGGGCCTCCGATACCGCCGAACTCCTCCTCGATGGGGTTCGCGTTCCCGAAGAGAACCTCCTCGGCACCCGCGGCGCGGGCTTCCTCCAGCAGATGCAGTTCTTCGACGAGACCCGTACTGGTGTCGCCGCCCAGGGCGTCGGCATCGCCAAGGGCGCACTGGAGCGCGCGCTTGAGTACGCCCAGGAGCGCGAGCAGTTCGGCCGGCCGATCGGCGACTTCCAGGCGATCCAGCACAAGCTCGCCGACATGCACACCACGACCGAGGCCGCCCGCCAGCTCACCTACAAGTCGGCGTGGAGCGTCGAGAACACCGACGAACAGCTCACCACGCTCGCCTCGATGGCGAAGGAGTACACCTCGAGGATCGCGGTCGAGGTCGCGGACGAAGCAGTACAAATTCACGGCGGGTCGGGTTACGTCGACGACTTCGACGTCGAGCGGTTCTACCGCGACGCCAAGATCACCCAGATCTACGAGGGCACGAGCGAGATCCAGAAAAACGTGATCGCGCGCGAACTCCTCGGGAAGGGCTTCTGA
- a CDS encoding cytochrome b, whose translation MSLERSDDHDHESWMERKDLTPIEGAYLTVLLWLDKRLRIVDYLEVLENLYYKVNLQMPKSHTEQYNLDNKFWYWYPLYALGSFSTIAYVVAAISGALLGFYYSPAAAAGTCSIESASVAYCSLTAIMTDINFGFMLRSIHRWSAQVMTAAVFLHMLRVYFTGSYKEPRELNWILGIVLISLTMVFGYTGYLLTWDQLAYWAGQIGVEMSLSIPLIGEWVAQLIFGGFSLGQATLMRMYILHVFFLPFVVTSLIAVHIGIVWMQGIAEPH comes from the coding sequence ATGAGTCTCGAACGGAGCGACGATCACGATCACGAGAGCTGGATGGAGCGAAAGGACCTGACCCCGATCGAGGGGGCGTACCTCACCGTCCTGCTCTGGCTCGACAAGCGGCTGCGGATCGTCGATTACCTCGAAGTGCTGGAGAACCTCTACTACAAGGTCAACCTCCAGATGCCGAAGAGCCACACCGAGCAGTACAACCTCGACAACAAGTTCTGGTACTGGTACCCCCTCTACGCGCTCGGGAGCTTCTCGACGATCGCGTACGTCGTCGCCGCGATCTCGGGCGCGCTGCTCGGCTTTTACTACTCGCCGGCGGCGGCCGCGGGGACCTGTTCGATCGAGAGCGCGTCGGTGGCGTACTGTTCGCTCACCGCGATCATGACCGACATCAACTTCGGGTTCATGCTCCGCTCGATCCACCGGTGGTCGGCCCAGGTGATGACCGCTGCCGTGTTCCTCCACATGCTCCGGGTGTACTTCACCGGGTCGTACAAGGAGCCCCGGGAGCTCAACTGGATCCTCGGCATCGTGCTCATCTCGCTCACGATGGTCTTTGGCTACACCGGCTACCTGCTGACGTGGGACCAGCTCGCCTACTGGGCCGGCCAGATCGGCGTCGAGATGAGCCTCTCGATCCCGCTCATCGGCGAGTGGGTCGCCCAGCTCATCTTCGGCGGGTTCTCGCTCGGCCAGGCCACCCTGATGCGGATGTACATCCTCCACGTGTTCTTCCTCCCGTTCGTGGTGACGTCGCTCATCGCCGTCCACATCGGCATCGTCTGGATGCAGGGCATCGCGGAACCCCACTAG
- a CDS encoding carotenoid biosynthesis protein encodes MPSSRRFAVTTVVLGLGALVHALLTWPLGATVALFAGGALVAFVAEAVVVDLGWLEHHLDPEVLGVPLYVLFGWMAAVYVAFRLALLVADGWTAVVAAAVLATTYDLFTDHRGVAEGYWTYTGGLPGPHYRGVPWWNFAGWFAISAITATLALPFL; translated from the coding sequence ATGCCCAGCAGTCGCCGCTTCGCCGTAACTACCGTCGTGCTCGGCCTCGGTGCGCTCGTTCACGCGCTCCTCACGTGGCCACTGGGCGCGACGGTCGCCCTCTTCGCCGGGGGTGCGCTCGTGGCGTTCGTCGCCGAGGCGGTCGTCGTCGACCTCGGCTGGCTCGAACACCACCTCGATCCGGAGGTTCTCGGCGTCCCGCTCTACGTTCTCTTCGGGTGGATGGCCGCGGTCTACGTCGCGTTCCGGCTCGCGCTGCTCGTGGCCGACGGCTGGACGGCGGTCGTGGCTGCCGCCGTGCTCGCCACGACGTACGACCTGTTCACCGACCACCGGGGCGTCGCCGAGGGTTACTGGACGTACACCGGCGGCCTGCCCGGCCCGCACTATCGCGGCGTGCCGTGGTGGAACTTCGCCGGCTGGTTCGCGATCAGTGCCATCACAGCGACGCTCGCCCTTCCGTTTCTCTGA
- a CDS encoding TetR/AcrR family transcriptional regulator, whose protein sequence is MTDDTTDELINATYAALCRHGYADLTMQDIADESTKSKAALHYHYDTKQDLLLAFLAALYEDFTARLREPEGDDPAERLVAFVDRALTPPARDDQRAFQTAILAIKAQVPYDDAFGERIGEFDAFVHDQCRSIVAEGIEQGVFHDVDPDRVATFLVTLFNGAHVRWVTEGQSAEVTRELFVEYVRSQLLADDGSEVAAE, encoded by the coding sequence ATGACCGACGACACCACCGACGAACTCATCAACGCGACCTACGCCGCGCTCTGCAGACACGGTTACGCGGATCTCACGATGCAGGACATCGCGGACGAGTCGACCAAGAGCAAGGCCGCGCTTCACTACCACTACGACACCAAACAGGACCTCCTGCTGGCGTTTCTCGCGGCCCTCTACGAGGACTTCACCGCACGACTTCGAGAACCCGAGGGCGACGACCCCGCCGAGCGGCTCGTGGCGTTCGTCGACCGGGCGCTCACCCCGCCGGCGCGCGACGACCAGCGCGCGTTCCAGACCGCGATCCTCGCGATCAAGGCGCAGGTGCCCTACGACGACGCGTTCGGCGAGCGGATCGGGGAGTTCGACGCGTTCGTCCACGACCAGTGCCGATCGATCGTCGCCGAGGGGATCGAGCAAGGTGTCTTCCACGACGTCGATCCCGACAGGGTCGCGACCTTCCTCGTGACGCTGTTCAACGGCGCACACGTCCGCTGGGTGACCGAGGGCCAGTCGGCCGAGGTCACGCGGGAGCTGTTCGTCGAGTACGTGCGGAGCCAGCTACTCGCCGACGACGGCTCGGAGGTCGCCGCAGAATGA
- a CDS encoding cytochrome b family protein — protein sequence MTRDNSTDTDEPTETMTDGGEDKEVAADGTGIVAPDDETPTWRERKERKQGLSRLTYEYFERSRREDQDLRNDSSYVERDVLAFPTWPHEMVRNLALTSFFVGLILFLSATLPPHLGAPANPSQTPAIILPDWYLYWSFGLLKLGPLNPELAVLGGKKLLQDSTYGVLANLVVVGFIAIVPFLNKGSARRPVEQPFWAAVGVFGVVFAAMISALSIKNLTPTWIDPHLLFDLTFLLPLVAGFITYGVLRAMREGYMFDLNRRYYRLRPPR from the coding sequence ATGACCCGAGACAACTCCACCGACACGGACGAACCGACTGAAACCATGACCGACGGCGGTGAGGACAAAGAAGTCGCCGCCGACGGCACCGGCATCGTCGCGCCCGACGACGAGACCCCGACGTGGCGCGAACGGAAGGAACGAAAGCAGGGGCTCTCGCGGCTGACCTACGAGTACTTCGAGCGCTCGCGCCGCGAGGACCAAGACCTCCGGAACGATTCGAGCTACGTCGAACGCGACGTGCTCGCCTTTCCGACGTGGCCCCACGAGATGGTCCGCAATCTCGCGCTGACGAGCTTCTTCGTCGGGCTGATCCTCTTCCTCTCGGCGACGCTGCCGCCACACCTCGGCGCGCCGGCGAACCCGAGCCAGACGCCCGCGATCATCCTGCCGGACTGGTATCTCTACTGGTCGTTTGGACTGTTGAAACTCGGGCCGCTGAACCCCGAGCTCGCCGTTCTGGGTGGCAAGAAGCTGCTCCAGGACTCCACGTACGGCGTGCTCGCGAACCTCGTCGTGGTCGGGTTCATCGCGATCGTGCCGTTCCTCAACAAGGGGAGCGCGCGACGGCCGGTCGAGCAGCCGTTCTGGGCGGCCGTGGGCGTGTTCGGCGTGGTGTTCGCCGCGATGATCAGCGCGCTCTCGATCAAGAACCTCACGCCGACGTGGATCGACCCGCATCTCCTCTTCGATCTCACGTTCCTGCTGCCGCTCGTCGCCGGGTTCATCACCTACGGCGTGCTGCGCGCGATGCGCGAGGGGTACATGTTCGACCTGAACCGGCGGTACTACCGACTCCGGCCGCCGCGCTAA
- a CDS encoding Rieske (2Fe-2S) protein — protein MPENEDRYPAESGRRRFVKGVVGASALGATGITTAVGANLTTTSAGQGGGAIQYYGIENTDGPAPRAMPQIPIEITDSGEIKGVWPEVETRTVDNEEVQVAEMQLGGTTYSSEWFQYCGVQTYPGIRPDADQSNTFKSAPQPGYEWQSDLSPGDVLTVDMFDDWETWGNEIGTAGIGKPASATWRSQDLSPQETVPVQVMRSTRIEDLAQNADDPAVREWLQASTSQGFIAWLNKCTHFCCVPGFKATADFGAANSVYCPCHQSVYSPFSIVRRQFTSLPRPEDTGGGGGSSEGGE, from the coding sequence ATGCCGGAAAACGAAGACAGGTATCCAGCCGAATCGGGCCGCCGACGGTTCGTCAAGGGTGTCGTCGGTGCCTCCGCGCTCGGCGCGACGGGCATCACGACCGCAGTCGGGGCCAACCTCACCACCACCTCCGCCGGCCAGGGTGGCGGGGCGATCCAGTACTACGGCATCGAGAACACCGACGGGCCAGCCCCGCGGGCGATGCCCCAGATCCCCATCGAGATCACCGACAGTGGGGAGATCAAGGGCGTCTGGCCCGAAGTCGAGACGCGGACGGTCGACAACGAGGAGGTCCAGGTCGCCGAGATGCAGCTCGGAGGCACCACCTACTCCAGCGAGTGGTTCCAGTACTGCGGCGTCCAGACGTACCCCGGCATCCGGCCCGACGCCGACCAGAGCAACACGTTCAAGTCGGCCCCCCAGCCGGGCTACGAGTGGCAGAGCGACCTCAGTCCCGGCGATGTGCTCACCGTCGACATGTTCGACGACTGGGAGACGTGGGGCAACGAGATCGGGACGGCCGGGATCGGCAAGCCCGCGTCGGCGACGTGGCGCTCACAGGACCTCTCACCTCAGGAGACGGTCCCAGTACAAGTAATGCGGAGCACGCGGATCGAGGACCTCGCTCAGAACGCGGACGATCCAGCGGTGCGGGAGTGGCTGCAGGCGAGCACGTCGCAGGGATTCATCGCGTGGCTGAACAAGTGCACCCACTTCTGCTGTGTGCCTGGCTTCAAGGCGACGGCGGACTTCGGCGCGGCGAACTCGGTGTACTGTCCATGCCACCAGTCGGTGTACAGCCCGTTCAGCATCGTTCGCCGGCAGTTCACGTCGCTGCCCCGTCCGGAGGACACCGGCGGGGGCGGTGGCTCCAGCGAGGGTGGTGAGTAG
- a CDS encoding MATE family efflux transporter — MSVLDRLSGLFKSQEEFDLTSGGIAKPLFYLSLPLVITNLLQTAYNLADTFWLGQYSTDALAAISFAFPMVFFLISLALGLSVAGSVLVAQHTGAGNEERAAYAASQTVSIAIIGSIVLGVLSYPFVDEFVRLLGASPAVAVLVTEYMRVYALGLVFVFGFFMFVSLMRGYGDTITPMLVMAGTVVLNVAIDPVLILGWGPVPELGVEGAAIATVFSRAIAFVVGLAIMVRGSRGVTINLRDMVPDPEFARTLFRIGIPASIEGTGRAISINLMLVIIATFSTSVVAAYGIGTRVFSVVFLPAIALSQGVETMTGQNVGAGKPDRAAQTNRLAARAMFVALTVLGIVSWIAADPIVAVFTSDPAVIDIGARFLRYVAPTFGFIGIMYAYTGGFRGTGQTTVAAAISILMLGLIRVPFAWLVAEPLGPPGVWLSFGISNVAGATIAYLWFRRGGWRSADLTRSHGRADAATSAADD, encoded by the coding sequence ATGAGTGTTCTCGATCGGCTGTCGGGACTGTTCAAGTCCCAGGAGGAGTTCGATCTCACCTCGGGCGGGATCGCGAAACCCCTCTTCTACCTCTCGCTGCCGCTCGTGATCACGAACCTGCTCCAGACTGCCTACAACCTCGCGGACACGTTCTGGCTCGGCCAGTACAGCACGGACGCGCTCGCCGCGATCAGCTTCGCGTTCCCGATGGTCTTTTTCCTCATCTCGCTCGCGCTCGGGCTGTCGGTCGCCGGTAGCGTCCTCGTTGCCCAGCACACCGGCGCTGGCAACGAGGAGCGCGCGGCCTACGCCGCCTCCCAGACGGTTTCGATCGCGATCATCGGCTCGATCGTGCTGGGCGTGCTCAGCTACCCGTTCGTCGACGAGTTCGTTCGGCTGCTCGGCGCGTCGCCCGCCGTCGCGGTGCTCGTGACCGAGTACATGCGGGTCTACGCTCTCGGGCTCGTGTTCGTGTTCGGCTTCTTCATGTTCGTCTCGCTGATGAGGGGCTACGGCGACACGATCACGCCGATGCTCGTGATGGCCGGGACGGTCGTCCTCAACGTCGCGATCGATCCGGTCTTGATCCTCGGCTGGGGACCGGTCCCCGAACTCGGCGTCGAGGGCGCGGCGATCGCGACGGTGTTCTCGCGCGCGATCGCGTTCGTCGTCGGGCTCGCGATCATGGTCCGTGGCTCGCGCGGCGTGACGATCAACCTCCGCGACATGGTTCCCGACCCGGAGTTCGCCAGGACGCTGTTCCGGATCGGTATCCCGGCGTCGATCGAGGGCACCGGCCGGGCGATCTCGATCAACCTGATGCTGGTGATCATCGCGACGTTCTCGACCTCGGTGGTCGCCGCCTACGGCATCGGGACGCGGGTGTTCTCGGTGGTGTTCCTGCCCGCGATCGCGCTCTCGCAGGGCGTCGAGACGATGACGGGACAGAACGTGGGCGCTGGTAAGCCGGACCGCGCTGCACAGACCAATCGCCTCGCAGCGAGGGCGATGTTCGTTGCGCTCACCGTCCTCGGGATCGTCTCGTGGATCGCGGCCGACCCGATCGTGGCGGTGTTCACGTCCGACCCAGCGGTGATCGACATCGGCGCACGGTTCCTCCGGTACGTCGCACCGACGTTCGGGTTCATCGGGATCATGTACGCCTACACCGGGGGCTTTCGCGGCACCGGCCAGACCACCGTCGCCGCCGCGATCTCCATCCTGATGCTCGGGCTGATCCGGGTTCCGTTCGCGTGGCTCGTCGCGGAGCCGCTCGGCCCGCCTGGCGTCTGGCTCTCCTTCGGGATCTCGAACGTCGCCGGCGCGACGATCGCGTACCTGTGGTTCCGCCGCGGCGGGTGGCGTTCGGCCGACCTCACCCGAAGCCATGGTCGCGCGGACGCAGCCACGAGTGCGGCGGACGACTAG